From the genome of Biomphalaria glabrata chromosome 17, xgBioGlab47.1, whole genome shotgun sequence, one region includes:
- the LOC106052900 gene encoding zinc finger protein 267-like has product MLDIMRSSHHALTIGQMPNPHVSAKLPMSTMWFSSTPSPPDTINLSPPPPQFFHPGFQHRHQPLSLGPYGHLELHPHLDPQPLPHHPVAHYGHGYQQRPFIYHHVQQTHVITDPLPAGHPHLELLPDGRSPLLPQELVCWSVPRESLAARLVSQGQENKGDQRPVAHPAIKNLRDYENCPSQDPSLRCLKSPTLKAQNSSQTVNWACVAQIKRETEIQIKEECPVLSPVLRPLQSPVIKKPRFDFANLPREVSKENESKDEKLEDRYVKVVSHVLHLHPISPCPIDSTENLKSKKISRQSNPRIKKQFICKFCSREFTKSYNLLIHERTHTDERPFSCETCGKAFRRQDHLRDHRYIHSKEKPYRCLDCGKGFCQARTLTVHKAMHLQQTSQKSHKHRTKKQCPAVTSCPAVTSSTTFFSRF; this is encoded by the exons ATGTTGGACATAATGAGGTCTAGTCATCACGCTTTAACTATTGGTCAGATGCCCAATCCTCATGTCTCTGCAAAGTTACCTATGTCCACAATGTGGTTTAGTAGTACGCCTTCGCCGCCAGACACCATCAATCTGAGCCCACCGCCACCACAGTTTTTCCACCCCGGCTTTCAACATCGTCATCAGCCCCTTTCTCTGGGGCCTTACGGACACCTCGAACTGCATCCTCATTTGGACCCCCAGCCACTTCCTCACCACCCCGTGGCACACTACGGCCACGGTTATCAACAGAGGCCTTTCATCTACCACCATGTCCAGCAGACTCACGTTATCACAGACCCGCTGCCGGCCGGTCACCCTCACCTTGAACTCCTCCCGGACGGCAGGTCACCGCTGCTGCCACAGGAGCTCGTCTGCTGGAGCGTACCACGTGAGAGTCTGGCGGCTAGGCTGGTGTCGCAGGGCCAGGAGAATAAAGGCGACCAGCGCCCGGTCGCACACCCTGCCATAAAGAACCTCAGAGATTACGAGAACTGCCCCTCACAGGACCCTTCTTTACGATGCCTGAAATCTCCGACGCTGAAAGCGCAGAACAGTTCTCAAACTGTTAACTGGGCTTGTGTCGCTCAGATCAAACGAGAAACTGAGATACAAATTAAAG AAGAATGTCCCGTTCTAAGTCCAGTCCTGCGTCCACTTCAAAGTCCAGTAATTAAGAAACCACGTTTTGATTTCGCCAACTTGCCGAGAGAGGTCAGCAAGGAAAACGAAAGTAAAGACGAAAAGTTGGAAGATAGATATGTCAAGGTCGTCAGTCACGTGCTACATCTTCATCCAATCAG TCCTTGTCCTATCGATTCAACTGAAAATCTAAAAAGCAAGAAAATATCAAGACAAAGTAACCCTAG AATCAAGAAACAGTTTATCTGCAAATTCTGTTCTCGTGAGTTCACCAAATCCTACAACTTGCTTATTCACGAGAGGACGCACACGGACGAAAGGCCGTTCTCTTGTGAGACTTGCGGCAAGGCCTTCAGACGTCAGGACCACTTGAGAGACCACAG GTACATCCACAGCAAAGAGAAACCCTATCGGTGTTTAGACTGTGGGAAAGGCTTCTGCCAGGCTCGTACATTGACCGTACACAAGGCCATGCACTTACAG CAAACATCACAGAAGTCACATAAGCATCGGACCAAGAAACAATGCCCTGCTGTGACGTCATGCCCTGCTGTGACCTCATCCACGACGTTCTTTTCCAGATTCTGA